From the genome of Syntrophus gentianae:
GTTCCCGACCCGGGAAGAAGTCGAGGCCTACAGGGTCCTGCGGACGCAGATTTTGAATCGCACCCGGGAAGCTGGCGACAATTTGATCATGATCACCAGTGCCCTGCCGGGCGAAGGAAAAACCCTGACGGCCATCAATCTGGCCCTCACCTTTGCGCGGGAATTTCAGCAGACGGCCTTGCTGGTGGATTGCGACCTGAAGAAACAGGGTATCCACGAAATGATGGGCTATGAGAGCGACAAGGGGTTGATCGACCATCTGATCGGGGATTGCCCCGTGACCGATCTTTTCGTCTGGCCGGGTATCGAGAAGCTGACGCTCATTTCGGGTGGGGGAACGGTCAACGAGAGCAGTGAAATCATTGGTTCTCCCCGGATGAAGGAACTCGTGGCGGACATGAAAAGCCGCTATCCGGAGCGGTACATCTTCTTTGATGTTCCTTCGATTTTAACGGGCGCTGACGCGCTGACCTTTGCCCTCTTGGTCGATTACATCGTGATGGTCGTGCAGGCCGACAAAACGCCCCTGGGGGAAGTGAACAAAGCCGTCCAACTGATTCCGAGGGAGAAGCTGCTGGGCCTTGTCCTCAACCGCTATCACGCCTGAAAATAGTAGTTTGCTTAATTAAATCAATAATCTGCTTACCTATCCTAGCACTGTAACTCGTTCTTTCCAGCCTCATCATAGCCACAAAAAAGGGACTTGACCTTCTTTCTCGCGGTCAAGTCCCTTTTTTGTGGCTGATGTTCGCTTATGGTCCTTCAGTTACAGTTCTTTAAAGTCCTTCTTGATTTTCAGCTTTCCTTCCTTGATCATCAGGGCTTTTGTGTTTTCGAGCCACGTCGTGAAATATTCGTTTCGTTTTGCTTGAAGCAAAAGCTTTTTTAAATTTTCCTTTTTGGAGTCATAATCCGTCGTATCCATTTTCCCTCGCTCTTTGAAGAAAACGATGACAAAGCTGCCATTGACCTCAAAGGTGCTCTCCGGCAGAGGGGTTCGTTCTGCGAGTTGATAGATAGCCATGGACAGTTGCGGATTCGCTCCCAGTTTCGGAATGGCGCCCCCCGGTTTGAAGAATCCGGTTTCTTCAACGGAGAGTTTATTTGCTTGAGCGATCTGGTTCAGGGATTCCCCTTTCTTGAGCCGGGCGAGCATGGTATCCGCCGTTTTCTTGCACAGGCTGCGGGCTGCCATTTCCGAATAGCGTTTTGCCACCTCCTGTTCGACTGTCTTCAATTCAGGGATGTATGCGGGCTTTCGAGCAGCAACCTGGATCACGAAGTATTCCCCTTCACCGGACAGGACCTTGCTGATTTCGCCTTTCTTCAAGTCCATGACCACCTGCGGAAAGTTGGCCGCTTTATTGAAGGGGGCCGGGATGCTGTTCAATGGGAAGAAATCCGTTGTGACGATTTTCAGCTTATTCTGAGCTGCATAGCCGTCAAAATTTTCCTGCTGGTAGATTGCGTCATGCGCTTTTTTTGCTGCCTCTTCTGCTGCCGCCATTCCGGAAATCTGGGTCAGTTCCTGGACAATGCGGGTTTTCACTTCGGCTAAAGGGGGGGCTTTTTCTCCTTTCTGGGCAAACTTGGAAGAGTGGCGTTCATAATAATCGGCAATTTCCGCGTCGGAAATCTTCGCTGCGGCGGCATAATCCCGGGCCGGGAAGAAGAGCGCCTTGAGCTGCACCTGTTCGGGCACGCGGAATTCACTTCCATGCTCTTTCAGATAGGTTTCCAGATCCTTTCTGGAAGGCGCAATAGAATCCTTGAAACTGGCGGGATTAAACATCAGATAGCTTAAGTTGATCTGTTCATTCTGGAATCTGAAGAAATCAAAAACCTCCTGATCGCACACCTTAACCGCTTCCGAAATCAATTGCTCCAGTTTGGCGGCGGACAGCATTTTCTGCTGTTCTGCTTCAAAAACTTCAGGGGTCATCCTGTTCATGCGCAGCATCCGCTGATACACCATTTCGTTGAAGGCGCCGCCCCGTTGAAAGGCGGGGTAGGCCATGATGTAGTTTCGAACTTCGTCCTCGGTGGCTGCAATGTTCAGTTCCTGGGCTTTTTGCAGAAGAATGGTCTTGTTGATCAGGATGTCCAGTGCCTTCTGCTTCAGGTCAAGCCCTTTGAGCATTTCCTCCGACAGAGAACTGCCGTATTGCTGGAGGTAAAGTTCGACGAGATCGCTGTATTCCTTCTGAACCTGAGCCAGCGCGATGTCCTGGCCATTGACGGTGGCGACGGCTTTCGTCTCGTCCTCTCCTCTTCGCGTTCCAAAGTAGAAGATGAACACGATAACGATCATTCCCAGGAGGAATTTCATCAGCCAGTTTTTGGCATGTTTCCGCATCAGTTCCAGCATTGATTGCTCCTATGAAGTGAGATTAATCCCTGCCGCTTGTATTATAGTCACCTGTAAAATGCAATATTAATTTGGAAAAATGCATTGATTAGGGCCATAAAATAGGTTATAGGGACACCCTGCATTAAGGGATTTATGCTCCTTCTTACAGAGATTCCATTAAGAGAATGAGGGAGGACGGACATTGCTGTTCGATTTTATATTAGGGAAATTTTCCAATGATCTGGCGATAGACCTGGGAACAGCCAATACGCTTGTTTACGTCAAGAACAAGGGGATTGTTTTGAGCGAACCTTCCGTTGTCGCTGTTCATAAGGATTCCCGCGGGGTAAAGAAGGTGCTGGCGGTGGGTACCGAGGCCAAAAAGATGCTGGGAAGGACGCCGGGAAATATTGTTGCGATTCGGCCCATGCGTGACGGGGTTATTGCCGATTTTGATATTACGGAAGCCATGCTGCGGCATTTCATTCTTCGGGTGCACAACCGTCGGGCACTGGTCAGACCCCGGATTATCGTTTCCATTCCCTCCGGTATTACGCAGGTGGAAAGGCGTGCCGTTCGCGAAACCGTTGAATCGGCGGGCGCCCGTGAAATTTATCTCATTGAGGAACCGATGGCGGCCGCCATCGGTGCGGGTTTGCCTGTTTCGGAGCCGATCAGTTCAATGATCGTTGACATCGGCGGTGGAACAACGGAAGTTGCCGTCATTTCGCTGGCCGGCATCGTGTATTCTCAGTCGGTCCGGGTGGCGGGAGATCGTATCGACTCGGAGATCGTTAATTTTATCAAGAGGAAATACAATCTCCTCATCGGTGAACGTACCGGGGAGATCATTAAGACGACGATAGGGTGTGCCTATCCTGAGGATGAAATTCGCACCGTTGACGTTAAGGGAAGGGATTTGATTTCCGGCATTCCCAAAACGGTTGAAATCAATTCCGAAGAAATTCGAGAGGCGATCATGGAGCCGGTCCGGAGTATCGTGGATGCCATAAAAGATGCCCTGGAAAATGCGCCGCCGGAACTGGCGGGAGACATCGTGGACCGGGGGATTGTGTTGACCGGGGGCGGCGCCCTTCTTCGAAATCTTGATGTCCTGATTCGTGAAGAAACGGGTCTGCCCATTACGATTGCGGCTGATCCCTTGACAACGGTGGCAATCGGCGCCGGCATGGCGCTTGATCAACTGGATGTGTTGAAGGAAGTTGCAATTCAGGCCTGAGTTATGCCGGCGTATCCTTTTTCCGAAATCACCTCCGCCCATCTCAAAGAGACACAAAACATAACATGCCGTTTCTCAAGAAGCATCGATCCCTGATTTCAGCAATCATCCTGGTTGTGATCTCTTTGGTCATGCTTTCTTACCATGTCGTGAATCCAGCTGTGGAACCGGGTTTTCTCCGCAAGCTCGTTCTGGATCTGGCCGTTCCGATTGAGCGCGCCGTCAATATGCCTGTTCAGGCGCTTGGGAACATGTGGAAGCGGTATCTTTTTCTCGTCGGGCTGGAGAGGGAAAATCGGCGCCTGCTTCAGCAGAACGCCCTGCTGACCCGGCAGCTGGTCCAGCACCAGGAAGGGTATCTTGAGGGGCTTCGGCTTAAAAAACTGCTTTCCTTGAGCGAGTCCATTGACTACAAGGCGGTTGCGGCATCCGTAACGGGAAGAAATCGAAAGTCACTGCACCAGACCGTCATGATTGACAAGGGAAGCGCCCACGGCATCAAGACGGGAATGCCCGTGGTTTCCGAGCGTGGGGTTGTGGGAAGGATTATCGAGACCTCCTGGCATGTCTCCCGAGTCCTGCTGCTGATTGATGAAAACAGTAATGTGGATTCGATTGCTCAGGGAGGCCGGGGGCAGGGAATTCTGCAGGGTGACGGAAATAATCGCTGCTTTCTGAAATATGTCCCGAAGCTGGAGGAAGTTCGTCTGGGTGATGCGGTTATTACTTCGGGTATTTGCGGTGTATTCCCTAAATCATGGTTGCTGGGCACGGTTTCCAGGGTCACCAAGGGAGAAAGCGGTCTCTTTCAAACCGTAGAGGTGCTGCCCTCTGTAAATTTTCCCAAGCTTGAGGAAGTCCTTGTCCTGACAGAAAGAAAAAAGGGTCGGAAAGATTGATTTACTACCTTCTTTTACCATTTTTTTCCTTTTTGTTTATCGTTTTGCAGACAACCGTTTTTGAACTCCTCTTTCTTCATCGGGTCAGTGTCGAAATATCCCTGGTTCTGGTGATTTATGCCGGATTTCATATGGACGTTCTGAAAGGCGGATTATTGAGTTTTGCTCTGGGGTTTTTCCTGGACACCATCACGGGTTCCACAATAGGACTTTACGTTATCCTCTATCTGTCGATTTTCTTTATCTCCGTCCTTGTATCATTGAGGGTCTATGCTGAAAGAGCCTTGTTTATCCTCTCTTATGTCCTTGTCTGTGCCCTCTTTGAATGTTGCGTTGTTTTAATGTTCTTCAAGCATTTTCAGGACTTGGATTTATTCCATAAATTTTACACTCTTTTCCTCCCCCAAATTCTGGTGGTCAGCCTTATAAGTCCGGCATGCTTTAATTCGTTTCGACGCTTTGGAGACATATTGAATGTTGCGGTTGAAAGGTCGGATAAAAGGGCACGAAATCGCTGATTATCGACAGCGGTTCAAGCTGATCTTCGCAATTGTTCTGATTGCCCTGTCCTTTCTCATCCTGAGACTCTGGTACCTTCAGGTTATTAAAGGTTCTGAGCTTCGACAACGTTCGGAGAGCAACAGCGTCCGTCTGCGCAAGATCAATCCGTTGCGGGGGATGATCCTGGATTCTTATGGAAAGGTTCTCGTCGATAACCAGACATCCTTTGATCTGATTTATATCCCCAATCGTCCGGAAGACAAGAAACGTGTGATTTCTGAGCTGTCGAATCTTTATGCATCAAGATCATGGAAAATTCCGGAGGAGTTTTCTCAGATTGGAAAAGCCCACCCGTTCATCCCTTCGAAGATTGACAGAAATATCAGTCGGGAAAAATTAGCCCTGATCGAAACCCGCTCCCTGGAATTGCCGGGCGTGGCGACCGAAGTCGTGCCGATTAGAAAGTATGTTGCTGGGGAGATGATTGCTCACATTGTGGGATATGTCAGTGAGGTGAGTCCGGGTGAGCTGGAGAAATCAAACGGGAAGTACGGTCCTGGCGATATGGTTGGCAAGTATGGAATTGAAAAGTATTACGATGCCTATCTCCGGGGAAAAAATGGGGC
Proteins encoded in this window:
- a CDS encoding rod shape-determining protein, which gives rise to MLFDFILGKFSNDLAIDLGTANTLVYVKNKGIVLSEPSVVAVHKDSRGVKKVLAVGTEAKKMLGRTPGNIVAIRPMRDGVIADFDITEAMLRHFILRVHNRRALVRPRIIVSIPSGITQVERRAVRETVESAGAREIYLIEEPMAAAIGAGLPVSEPISSMIVDIGGGTTEVAVISLAGIVYSQSVRVAGDRIDSEIVNFIKRKYNLLIGERTGEIIKTTIGCAYPEDEIRTVDVKGRDLISGIPKTVEINSEEIREAIMEPVRSIVDAIKDALENAPPELAGDIVDRGIVLTGGGALLRNLDVLIREETGLPITIAADPLTTVAIGAGMALDQLDVLKEVAIQA
- the mreC gene encoding rod shape-determining protein MreC, translating into MPFLKKHRSLISAIILVVISLVMLSYHVVNPAVEPGFLRKLVLDLAVPIERAVNMPVQALGNMWKRYLFLVGLERENRRLLQQNALLTRQLVQHQEGYLEGLRLKKLLSLSESIDYKAVAASVTGRNRKSLHQTVMIDKGSAHGIKTGMPVVSERGVVGRIIETSWHVSRVLLLIDENSNVDSIAQGGRGQGILQGDGNNRCFLKYVPKLEEVRLGDAVITSGICGVFPKSWLLGTVSRVTKGESGLFQTVEVLPSVNFPKLEEVLVLTERKKGRKD
- a CDS encoding peptidylprolyl isomerase — protein: MLELMRKHAKNWLMKFLLGMIVIVFIFYFGTRRGEDETKAVATVNGQDIALAQVQKEYSDLVELYLQQYGSSLSEEMLKGLDLKQKALDILINKTILLQKAQELNIAATEDEVRNYIMAYPAFQRGGAFNEMVYQRMLRMNRMTPEVFEAEQQKMLSAAKLEQLISEAVKVCDQEVFDFFRFQNEQINLSYLMFNPASFKDSIAPSRKDLETYLKEHGSEFRVPEQVQLKALFFPARDYAAAAKISDAEIADYYERHSSKFAQKGEKAPPLAEVKTRIVQELTQISGMAAAEEAAKKAHDAIYQQENFDGYAAQNKLKIVTTDFFPLNSIPAPFNKAANFPQVVMDLKKGEISKVLSGEGEYFVIQVAARKPAYIPELKTVEQEVAKRYSEMAARSLCKKTADTMLARLKKGESLNQIAQANKLSVEETGFFKPGGAIPKLGANPQLSMAIYQLAERTPLPESTFEVNGSFVIVFFKERGKMDTTDYDSKKENLKKLLLQAKRNEYFTTWLENTKALMIKEGKLKIKKDFKEL
- a CDS encoding AAA family ATPase; this translates as MSKLQKALEKAKEARGDSFADLDQLSESPQESGEDSKLPVLKVLEGDVVSQIDRISPSYNQSRSVSLNPEVMERNRCVAMFPTREEVEAYRVLRTQILNRTREAGDNLIMITSALPGEGKTLTAINLALTFAREFQQTALLVDCDLKKQGIHEMMGYESDKGLIDHLIGDCPVTDLFVWPGIEKLTLISGGGTVNESSEIIGSPRMKELVADMKSRYPERYIFFDVPSILTGADALTFALLVDYIVMVVQADKTPLGEVNKAVQLIPREKLLGLVLNRYHA